Proteins encoded within one genomic window of Prauserella marina:
- a CDS encoding branched-chain amino acid aminotransferase, with protein MTTTIPFARDLAPTPATVERVAEVLAKPGFGAHFTDHMVTVKWDTARGWHEAELKPYGPFILDPASAVLHYGQEIFEGLKAYRQPDGSIRAFRPDANAERFRTSARRLAMPELPDELFLGSLRELVDVDNRWVPTKQGDALYLRPFMIATEAGLGVNSPAGEYVYSLIASPAGSYFTGGVRPVSVWLSTEYVRAAPGGTGSAKCGGNYAASFLAQAQAVEQGCDQVVWLDAIERAWVEEMGGMNLFFVFGSGAEAKVVTPELSGSLLPGITRDSLLRLASDFGHKVEERRISTDEWEKATASGELTEVFACGTAAVITPVGRVKHANGEFTIGGGEPGELTMKLRAELTGIQEGTRPDPHGWMYELA; from the coding sequence ATGACGACCACGATCCCCTTCGCGCGTGACCTCGCCCCCACCCCCGCCACGGTGGAGCGGGTAGCCGAGGTATTGGCGAAGCCGGGATTCGGGGCCCATTTCACCGACCACATGGTCACCGTGAAGTGGGACACCGCGCGTGGCTGGCACGAGGCCGAGCTGAAGCCCTACGGGCCGTTCATCCTCGACCCCGCTTCCGCCGTTCTGCACTACGGCCAGGAGATCTTCGAAGGACTCAAGGCATACCGGCAGCCCGACGGGTCCATTCGCGCGTTCCGTCCCGACGCCAACGCCGAGCGGTTCCGCACGTCGGCGCGCAGGCTCGCGATGCCGGAGTTGCCTGACGAGCTTTTCCTCGGTTCGTTGCGCGAACTCGTCGATGTCGACAACCGCTGGGTGCCGACCAAGCAGGGCGACGCGCTGTACCTGCGGCCGTTCATGATCGCGACGGAGGCGGGGCTCGGCGTCAACTCGCCGGCGGGTGAGTACGTGTACTCGCTCATCGCCTCGCCGGCCGGTTCCTACTTCACCGGCGGGGTGCGCCCGGTGAGTGTGTGGCTGTCCACCGAGTACGTGCGCGCCGCGCCGGGAGGAACCGGTTCCGCCAAGTGCGGTGGCAACTACGCCGCGTCCTTCCTTGCCCAGGCGCAGGCGGTTGAGCAGGGCTGCGACCAGGTGGTCTGGCTCGACGCGATCGAGCGCGCGTGGGTCGAGGAGATGGGCGGGATGAACCTGTTCTTCGTCTTCGGTTCCGGTGCCGAGGCCAAGGTGGTCACCCCCGAGCTGAGCGGTTCGCTGCTGCCCGGCATCACGCGGGACTCGTTGCTGCGGCTCGCGTCCGACTTCGGGCACAAGGTCGAGGAGCGGCGGATCTCCACCGACGAGTGGGAAAAGGCGACGGCTTCCGGTGAGCTGACCGAGGTGTTCGCGTGCGGGACGGCCGCGGTGATCACGCCGGTTGGCCGCGTCAAGCACGCGAACGGGGAGTTCACCATCGGCGGCGGTGAGCCCGGTGAGCTGACCATGAAGCTGCGTGCCGAGCTGACCGGGATCCAGGAAGGCACCCGGCCCGACCCGCACGGCTGGATGTACGAACTGGCCTGA
- the srlA gene encoding PTS glucitol/sorbitol transporter subunit IIC — protein MQVLAVMAQQQPAQPEEETSGGVLGVFEWLGTHFIGLFDEAGQQFVGLVTGILPTLVVLLTFMYALTTFIGEQRVTRAVQWSARWWITRYTVMPVLAVLMLTNPMCYSFGRFLPERYKPAFYDSAVSFVHPVTTFFPYANAGELFVWLGIANGITQLGESTVPVALRYFLVGILVIFIRGIVTEKLTAFMIKRTGRTEVFADFDREFEEAKAGARA, from the coding sequence ATGCAAGTGCTTGCTGTAATGGCGCAGCAGCAGCCGGCACAGCCAGAAGAGGAGACGAGCGGCGGAGTGCTCGGTGTCTTCGAATGGCTGGGTACACATTTCATCGGGCTTTTCGATGAAGCGGGGCAGCAGTTCGTCGGGCTGGTGACCGGGATTCTTCCCACGCTCGTCGTGTTGCTCACCTTCATGTACGCGCTCACCACGTTCATCGGTGAGCAGCGGGTGACCCGAGCCGTGCAGTGGTCGGCGCGATGGTGGATCACCAGGTACACGGTCATGCCGGTACTCGCGGTCCTGATGCTCACCAACCCGATGTGTTACTCGTTCGGCAGGTTCCTTCCGGAACGCTACAAGCCCGCTTTCTACGACTCGGCCGTGTCGTTCGTGCATCCGGTGACCACGTTCTTCCCCTATGCCAACGCGGGCGAGCTGTTCGTGTGGCTCGGTATCGCCAACGGCATCACGCAGCTCGGCGAGTCGACGGTTCCGGTGGCGTTGCGGTACTTCCTCGTCGGCATTCTGGTGATCTTCATCAGGGGCATCGTCACGGAAAAGCTCACCGCGTTCATGATCAAGCGAACGGGCCGCACCGAGGTGTTCGCCGATTTCGACCGTGAGTTCGAGGAAGCGAAGGCGGGTGCGCGCGCATGA
- a CDS encoding HPr family phosphocarrier protein produces MPEIRVKIASSVGLHARPASMFVKAAAKHPGTVAIGRPGTELVDARSMLSVLSLAIGHGEEVILRTDGEGADGALTELSELLVRDLDA; encoded by the coding sequence ATGCCGGAGATCAGAGTCAAGATCGCCTCGTCCGTCGGCCTGCACGCGCGACCAGCCAGCATGTTCGTCAAGGCGGCCGCCAAACATCCCGGCACCGTGGCGATCGGCCGCCCCGGCACCGAACTCGTGGACGCGCGCAGCATGCTTTCCGTGCTGAGCCTGGCGATCGGCCACGGCGAGGAGGTCATTCTCCGCACCGACGGCGAGGGAGCAGACGGCGCGCTCACCGAACTGTCCGAGCTACTGGTGCGCGACCTGGACGCGTGA
- a CDS encoding PTS glucitol/sorbitol transporter subunit IIA, whose amino-acid sequence MSVYYESTVLRAGEEAGDMVEGGVVILYADPIPAALESVSVVHGPAKGPEREIRAGDVFSIGEQRVELFAVGERAHENLRTLGHIVVYLNPEEGTSLLPGAVHGKGTVSIPSAGAALSLSGGAP is encoded by the coding sequence ATGAGCGTGTATTACGAGAGCACCGTGCTGCGGGCCGGTGAAGAGGCGGGGGACATGGTGGAGGGCGGGGTCGTGATTCTCTATGCCGACCCGATCCCCGCCGCGCTGGAGAGCGTGAGTGTCGTGCACGGCCCCGCGAAGGGGCCGGAGCGGGAGATCAGGGCCGGTGACGTCTTCTCGATCGGGGAGCAGCGGGTCGAGCTGTTCGCGGTGGGGGAGCGGGCGCACGAGAATCTGCGCACGCTCGGGCACATCGTGGTCTACCTGAATCCGGAGGAGGGGACCTCGCTGTTGCCGGGCGCCGTGCACGGGAAGGGAACCGTGTCGATCCCCTCGGCGGGCGCGGCGCTGTCGCTGAGTGGTGGCGCGCCGTGA
- a CDS encoding transcriptional regulator GutM: MSWQAIVTLLGVFVVAGILSYRQHLGYQRAVNELATDENRSGVLLVSGRSKGRLRGAIVLLVIDRRRGEVIRASAMEGSSVFASFKEREDLTGPVEGAEERAGSKALAKAVGDAMRMASRLNAGTLRSAKAGERQQA; the protein is encoded by the coding sequence GTGAGCTGGCAGGCGATCGTCACGCTGCTCGGTGTGTTCGTGGTGGCCGGAATCCTCAGCTATCGCCAGCATCTCGGTTACCAGCGTGCGGTGAACGAGCTGGCCACCGACGAGAACCGCAGCGGAGTGCTGTTGGTGAGCGGCAGGTCGAAGGGCAGGTTGCGGGGCGCGATCGTGCTGCTGGTCATCGACCGCCGCCGGGGCGAGGTGATCAGGGCGAGCGCCATGGAGGGCAGCTCGGTGTTCGCGTCGTTCAAGGAGCGCGAGGACCTGACCGGCCCCGTCGAGGGAGCCGAGGAGCGGGCTGGTTCGAAGGCGCTCGCCAAGGCCGTCGGCGACGCGATGCGGATGGCGAGCAGGTTGAACGCGGGCACGCTGCGCTCGGCGAAGGCGGGCGAGCGACAGCAGGCTTAG
- a CDS encoding NAD(P)H-dependent oxidoreductase, with product MSYVDRLRARERELGRPVRVGLVGAGQMGLGFVVQASRIEGMEVAAIADIAPERGRAAFAEAGRSDVVDTGTRAELAAAIERGGVVVTDEAMLLTGLPLDVLVDASGVPEVGAKLAFAGLLAGKDIAMLNVECDVTVGLLLSSLATRLGRVYTVCRGDEPVECKALVDYVRDIGFEVVCAGKGKNNPLDPAATPASVAATAEAKGMNPHMLASFVDGSKTMIEMAALANGAGLAVATRGMTGPHCTVEALSDTFRPAEDGGVLPRAGVVDYCTGPVAPGVFVIGRTDHPAVAAEMAYLGMGKGPYYTFYRPYHLASVEAPLSVAEAVLDRTPSLAPTAWNAEVLAVAKRDLREGEALDGIGGDTVYGITDSASAAAAGGHVPLGLASGAKVLRDVAAGTVLTSADVAVDETTTIATLRRLQDRLVEGEEVTGAWI from the coding sequence ATGAGTTATGTCGATCGGCTGCGAGCTCGCGAGCGGGAGCTCGGGCGTCCGGTCAGGGTGGGTCTCGTCGGAGCGGGCCAGATGGGTCTCGGCTTCGTCGTGCAGGCGAGCCGCATCGAGGGCATGGAGGTCGCGGCCATCGCCGACATCGCGCCGGAGCGGGGAAGGGCCGCGTTCGCCGAGGCAGGCAGGTCCGACGTCGTCGATACCGGCACCCGCGCGGAGTTGGCCGCGGCCATCGAGCGCGGCGGCGTCGTCGTCACCGACGAGGCCATGCTGCTGACCGGACTGCCCCTCGACGTGCTGGTCGACGCCAGCGGCGTGCCCGAGGTGGGCGCGAAGCTCGCGTTCGCGGGCCTGCTGGCCGGCAAGGACATCGCCATGCTCAACGTCGAGTGCGACGTGACCGTCGGGCTGCTGCTTTCGAGCCTGGCCACCCGCCTCGGCAGGGTCTACACGGTGTGCAGGGGCGATGAGCCCGTCGAGTGCAAGGCGCTGGTCGACTACGTCCGCGACATCGGCTTCGAGGTGGTGTGCGCGGGTAAGGGCAAGAACAACCCGCTCGACCCGGCCGCGACGCCCGCCTCCGTCGCCGCGACAGCCGAAGCGAAGGGCATGAACCCGCACATGCTCGCGAGCTTCGTCGACGGGTCCAAGACGATGATCGAGATGGCCGCGCTCGCCAACGGCGCCGGGCTCGCGGTCGCCACCCGTGGCATGACGGGGCCGCACTGCACGGTGGAGGCGTTGTCCGACACGTTCCGGCCTGCCGAGGACGGCGGGGTGTTGCCGCGCGCGGGCGTCGTCGACTACTGCACCGGCCCCGTCGCGCCGGGGGTGTTCGTCATCGGCCGCACCGACCATCCGGCCGTCGCCGCAGAGATGGCGTACCTGGGCATGGGCAAGGGGCCGTACTACACGTTCTACCGGCCCTACCATCTCGCGAGCGTCGAGGCGCCGCTTTCGGTGGCCGAGGCGGTACTCGACCGTACCCCGAGCCTCGCGCCGACAGCGTGGAACGCCGAGGTGCTGGCCGTGGCCAAGCGGGACCTGCGGGAGGGCGAGGCGCTCGACGGCATCGGTGGCGACACCGTCTACGGCATCACCGACAGCGCGTCGGCGGCGGCAGCGGGCGGGCACGTCCCGCTCGGTCTCGCGAGCGGGGCGAAGGTGCTCAGGGACGTGGCGGCGGGGACCGTGCTGACGAGCGCCGACGTCGCCGTCGACGAGACGACCACCATCGCGACCTTGCGCAGGCTCCAGGACCGCCTGGTGGAGGGTGAGGAGGTGACCGGAGCGTGGATCTGA
- a CDS encoding DUF402 domain-containing protein yields MRWDRGDTVVLSFLRPDASVGQQHPLRVLADDGNDLLGWLPAGTTIVGSRLADGRDLREAPLAERFVTPRMRIRDQWRDSSTLRLISEHTLASVWWFFAVDGGFTGWYVNLELPLGRDALGPCRIDGVLDLVVHPDLRWEWKDEDEAAEAVRAGRLTEEQLIALRAEGERHIALAESGAFPFDGTWTTFLPEREWSPPVLPPGLLRDL; encoded by the coding sequence GTGAGGTGGGATCGGGGCGACACGGTGGTGCTCAGCTTCCTGCGGCCGGACGCGAGCGTGGGCCAGCAGCACCCGCTTCGGGTGCTCGCCGACGACGGCAACGACCTGCTCGGCTGGTTGCCCGCGGGAACCACCATCGTCGGCAGCAGGCTCGCCGACGGGAGGGATCTGCGCGAGGCGCCGCTGGCCGAACGGTTCGTCACGCCGAGAATGCGGATCAGGGACCAGTGGCGGGACTCCTCGACACTGCGGTTGATCAGCGAGCACACCCTCGCGTCCGTGTGGTGGTTCTTCGCGGTCGACGGCGGCTTCACCGGCTGGTACGTCAACCTGGAGCTTCCGCTCGGGAGGGACGCGCTGGGACCGTGCCGGATCGACGGCGTGCTCGACCTCGTCGTACATCCCGATCTGCGCTGGGAGTGGAAGGACGAGGACGAGGCGGCCGAGGCGGTGAGAGCGGGGCGGTTGACAGAGGAGCAGCTCATCGCGCTGCGAGCGGAAGGCGAGCGGCACATCGCGCTCGCGGAATCGGGGGCGTTTCCCTTCGACGGCACCTGGACCACGTTCCTGCCGGAGCGGGAGTGGTCCCCGCCGGTGTTGCCGCCGGGGTTGTTGCGGGACCTGTGA
- a CDS encoding thiamine pyrophosphate-dependent dehydrogenase E1 component subunit alpha, with the protein MDLTGNASLARETLRTMWTIRRFEEAVDDLFARGLMHGTMHLSIGQEAVPAGACLALADGDYITSTHRGHGHCIAKGARLDAMMAELLAKETGYCRGRGGSMHIADVATGNLGANGIVAGGVPIASGAGLAVKLRGGQQVVLSFFGDGAVNEGAWHEGVNLAAIWDLPVVFVCENNHYGMSMSAKRAAKVDRLGDRAAAYGIPGVTVDGNDPQEVFDAVSAAVARARAGDGPSLVEAMTYRWKGHSKSDKNLYRTREEIESWRERDPIVRFERAAITAGALSEEDAAECRDEARDRVRAAIRTANAAPDASAASLTDAVYAGSQS; encoded by the coding sequence GTGGATCTGACCGGAAACGCTTCCCTCGCAAGGGAAACGCTGCGGACGATGTGGACGATCAGGCGGTTCGAGGAGGCGGTGGACGACCTGTTCGCCCGCGGTCTCATGCACGGCACGATGCACCTGTCGATCGGGCAGGAGGCGGTACCGGCCGGTGCCTGCCTCGCGCTCGCCGACGGTGACTACATCACCTCGACGCACAGGGGACACGGGCACTGCATCGCCAAGGGCGCTCGCCTGGACGCGATGATGGCCGAACTGCTCGCCAAGGAAACCGGGTATTGCCGGGGTCGCGGTGGTTCCATGCACATCGCCGACGTGGCGACGGGCAACCTCGGCGCCAACGGCATCGTCGCGGGAGGCGTCCCCATCGCCTCAGGCGCGGGGCTCGCGGTGAAACTGCGTGGCGGACAGCAGGTCGTGCTCAGCTTCTTCGGCGACGGCGCCGTCAACGAAGGCGCGTGGCACGAGGGCGTCAACCTCGCCGCGATCTGGGACCTTCCCGTGGTGTTCGTCTGCGAGAACAACCACTACGGCATGTCGATGTCGGCGAAAAGGGCGGCCAAGGTCGACCGGCTCGGGGACAGGGCCGCGGCGTACGGGATCCCGGGGGTGACCGTCGACGGCAACGATCCGCAGGAGGTGTTCGACGCCGTGTCGGCCGCCGTCGCCCGAGCGAGGGCGGGGGACGGGCCTTCACTGGTGGAGGCCATGACCTACCGCTGGAAGGGACATTCCAAGAGCGACAAGAACCTCTACCGCACGAGAGAGGAGATCGAGAGCTGGCGCGAGCGCGACCCGATCGTGCGGTTCGAACGCGCGGCGATCACGGCGGGGGCACTGTCCGAAGAGGACGCCGCGGAGTGCAGGGACGAAGCGAGGGACCGGGTGCGCGCCGCGATCAGGACGGCCAACGCGGCTCCCGACGCCAGCGCCGCCTCGCTGACCGACGCCGTGTACGCGGGGAGCCAATCATGA
- the srlE gene encoding PTS glucitol/sorbitol transporter subunit IIB: MSETETHVSGAVFVRPGQGGWGKGLLLRADGKRDKVLSVTGGGIHPVAARIAELTGAEAVDGFITTVPDDEVVAAVINCGGTARIGVYPRKGIPTVDVYAGAPGGPLAKFITEELFVSAVGVSDVNPSTGDSAAAGTGETEEKPPAVPPRSERPSGADVAASVAGTGKFGTAFNAVTGVFVKFGSAVGSFVNTMLAAGRQTIDLTLKTILPFMAYVSLLLGIVTYTGVAEWMGRVLSPIASNPFGLIGISLVVALPFLSPILGPGAAIAQVIGTLMGSQIAIGALPVQYALPTLFAINGQVGCDFVPVGLALGEAKPATVAVGTPAVLISRMFTAPLAVVIAWVASFGL, translated from the coding sequence ATGAGCGAGACGGAGACGCACGTGTCCGGTGCCGTGTTCGTGCGGCCGGGGCAGGGTGGCTGGGGCAAGGGACTGCTGCTGCGCGCCGACGGCAAGCGCGACAAGGTGCTTTCGGTGACCGGCGGCGGCATTCATCCCGTCGCGGCACGGATCGCGGAGCTGACCGGAGCGGAGGCGGTCGACGGGTTCATCACGACGGTGCCCGACGACGAGGTGGTCGCGGCGGTCATCAACTGTGGTGGCACGGCGCGGATCGGCGTGTACCCGCGCAAGGGAATCCCGACCGTCGACGTGTACGCGGGAGCGCCGGGAGGACCGCTCGCGAAGTTCATCACCGAGGAGCTTTTCGTATCGGCCGTGGGGGTCAGCGACGTCAACCCGTCCACTGGGGACAGTGCTGCGGCCGGAACCGGGGAAACGGAGGAAAAGCCGCCGGCCGTCCCTCCGCGCTCGGAGCGGCCCTCTGGCGCCGACGTCGCCGCGTCCGTCGCGGGCACCGGCAAGTTCGGGACCGCGTTCAACGCGGTCACCGGTGTGTTCGTCAAGTTCGGTTCGGCCGTGGGGTCTTTCGTCAACACGATGCTTGCCGCCGGAAGGCAGACGATCGACCTCACGCTCAAGACGATCCTGCCGTTCATGGCGTACGTGAGCCTGCTGCTCGGCATCGTGACCTACACCGGGGTCGCGGAGTGGATGGGCCGTGTGCTGAGCCCGATCGCGAGCAATCCCTTCGGGCTCATCGGCATCAGTCTCGTGGTCGCGTTGCCGTTCCTGTCCCCGATTCTGGGGCCCGGCGCCGCGATCGCGCAGGTCATCGGAACGTTGATGGGCAGCCAGATCGCTATCGGCGCGCTGCCGGTGCAGTACGCGCTGCCCACGTTGTTCGCCATCAACGGCCAGGTCGGTTGTGACTTCGTTCCGGTGGGGCTCGCCCTTGGCGAGGCCAAACCGGCGACGGTCGCCGTCGGCACGCCCGCGGTGCTGATCAGCAGGATGTTCACGGCGCCACTTGCGGTCGTGATCGCATGGGTCGCAAGCTTCGGGCTCTAG
- a CDS encoding sugar-binding transcriptional regulator produces the protein MPPPRDQQLLVKAARLYYEEGRSQNEIATTLQVSRSSVSRMLTAARERGIVRIQINDPSGRDMDLENQLTSRFGLKDSRVAETHSHDRPLSRVGDLGARWLLDNLQPGQQIGVSWGHGLQSVVQHIPDEGGLDVEVLPLVGGLSAVDSAISGEELVRDLAGRVGGQYLRLHAPALLTSKAGRDVLLAEPTIQKALDAARRAQIAIVGIGSAGQGSSAALVRAMNLSHEEKGRFEAAKPVGDICARFFDADGTPLTGPTDDRVLGVSLADLASIPTVAGVAAGPEKAGGVLGALRTRALDVLVCDSSLARALLAREAG, from the coding sequence ATGCCGCCACCTCGTGACCAGCAGTTGCTGGTGAAAGCCGCCCGCCTCTACTACGAGGAAGGGCGCTCCCAGAACGAGATCGCGACCACGTTGCAGGTCAGCAGGTCCAGTGTGTCGAGGATGCTCACGGCGGCAAGGGAAAGGGGCATCGTCCGGATCCAGATCAACGACCCAAGCGGTCGCGACATGGACCTGGAAAACCAGCTCACCAGCCGCTTCGGGCTCAAGGACAGCAGGGTCGCCGAGACCCACAGCCACGACCGTCCACTGTCGAGGGTCGGTGACCTCGGCGCCCGTTGGCTGCTCGACAATCTCCAGCCAGGACAACAGATCGGCGTCTCGTGGGGGCACGGGCTGCAATCGGTCGTGCAGCACATCCCCGACGAGGGCGGGCTCGACGTCGAGGTGCTTCCACTCGTCGGCGGACTGTCCGCTGTGGACTCGGCGATCAGCGGAGAGGAACTCGTCCGCGACCTCGCCGGCAGGGTCGGGGGCCAATATCTCCGGCTGCACGCACCCGCGCTGCTGACCTCGAAGGCGGGCAGGGACGTTCTGCTCGCCGAACCCACCATCCAAAAAGCACTCGACGCGGCACGGCGAGCGCAGATCGCCATCGTCGGTATCGGCAGCGCCGGGCAGGGTTCCTCGGCGGCGCTCGTCAGGGCGATGAACCTGAGCCACGAGGAAAAAGGACGGTTCGAGGCGGCGAAGCCGGTCGGTGACATCTGCGCGCGCTTCTTCGACGCGGACGGCACGCCACTGACCGGTCCCACCGACGACAGGGTGCTCGGTGTCTCGCTGGCCGACCTCGCGAGCATCCCCACGGTGGCCGGGGTCGCCGCCGGACCGGAAAAGGCGGGCGGTGTGCTCGGCGCGCTGCGCACCCGCGCGCTCGACGTCCTCGTGTGCGACAGCTCCCTGGCCAGAGCACTGCTGGCGCGCGAAGCGGGGTAG